TTCACCAGAACCGCGCCCTTCGGGAGCGGTTGCAGCACTTGCAGGCGCAGGCTGCGGAGGGCGACGCCGAGCTGCGAAATCTTCACGCGCAACATCAGGCACTCCAGCGGGATCCGCGTACGGTCGAGCGGGCGCTTCGCGAGATGGGGATGTCGAGGCCGGACGAGATCATTGTCCGGTTTGAAACGGGTGTCCGATGACCCCCTGAGTCTGCCGGAAGGGTTTTCGCTCCATCGAGGCGTCTGCATCCGCTCCTTGCTTCGGCGGCCGTTTTGCCCCGGAATCCCGGTCCCGGCCCTGCCGGGGCGCTCTCAAAATCATGGCCAAAGTCATCGCGGAAATGTCCATCGAGTCGGTCAGGCTTGAGCTCCCCGACGTCAAAACCATCCGGCTCCTATGGCCGCCCGATTATGATCCGGGCGAGTTCAAGACGGGCCAGTTCATCACGGTGGCCTGGCCCCACAAGCCGAGGTATCGGAGGGCGTATTCCCTGAGTTCCTGCGCGCTCGACCGCGGATTTTATGAGGTGACGGTCAAGCGTGACGGGAAAATGGGGACGAGCGTGGTGGACTGGGCCGAAGCAGGGGACCGCATGGTGGTCATTCCGCCTGCGGGGCGGTTCCTTCCGGTCTTTGATCCTCCGGGCCGCCACTTGATTTGCGTCGCTGGCGGGTCAGGTGTCACGCCGTTCCGGGGCTTTGTGCGTGAGGCCACCACCCGCGACTTCGACACCCGCATCACCGTGCTGTACACGGTCCGGACCACCAAGGACATCATCTTTGCCGACGAGTTCCGCGATCTGGAGGCCCGAAATTCCCGGTTCCAATTTCATGTCACCTGCACCCGGCTTTCGCCGGAGGATCCCTGGCCGGGGCGACGGGGGCGCATCACGCCCGAATGGGTGCGCAGTTTTGTGGACGATCCGGCGACCACGGTGTTCTACGCCTGCGGCACCAACGACATGGTGGAGGCCGTCGAGCATCTGGTGACCGGAGACCTGGGGCTGCCAAAGGACCAGATGAAGACCGAAAAGTGGGGTTGACGGAGTTCAGGAATCCCGGTCGTCCAATGATGCCGCTGCGTCGCACCCCCCTGTTTGCGGTCCACCAACGCCTTGGGGCGCGTCTCGTGGAATTCGGTGGCTGGGAGATGCCTGTGCACTACTCCGGGATTGTGGACGAGCACCACTGTGTCCGACGCGCGGCGGGACTCTTCGACATTTCGCACATGGGGGAGGTATTTGTGGAGGGCGGAGCCTCCGAAACGTTCCTCAACGGGATCCTGGCCAACGACCTCCGAAAACTGGCGGTGGGCCAGGGACAGTACACGCACCTTTGCAACGAACGGGGAGGTACTGTGGACGACCTCTACGCCTACAGGATCGGTCCGGAGCGATACCTGCTCATCCTCAATGCCTCGAGAATAGACGTCGATGTCGCCTGGATCGTGGCCCGATGGGAATCCTTTCCGGATCGGGGTCGTGTGGTCGTGGATCCGGCGTCCGACCGTTTCGGCGCGCTGGCAATCCAGGGGCCGCGGGTGGTTCAATTTATTGAGCAGGTGTTCGAGGGAGCGTCCACAGCAGGGATGACTGCCGGCCGGGTCACCGACCTCCGCAAGAACGATGTGAGTGGCTGGACGTTTGGTGGCGTCGAGGTCTGGGTGGCGCGGACCGGGTACACGGGTGAAGATGGCTTCGAGGTGGTGGCTCCGGCGACGGTGATGGAACCTCTATGGACGCACGTGCTCGCCGTGGGTCACGTCGGCTGTCTCCAACCGTGCGGCCTTGGGGCGCGGGACACGCTTCGCACCGAGGTGTGTTATCCGTTGTATGGGCATGAGCTCGATGAGGACACGACGCCCATCGAGGCGGGGTTGGGCGTCTTTGTCTCGTTCGACAAGGGGGACTTCGTCGGGCGTCCCGTCCTCTGGAAGCAGAAGTCGGAGGGGGTCGCGAAGCGGTGCATCGCTTTTCGAATGACCGGCAAATCCGCCCCGCCCCGCCCCGGATACGCGATCCATGCCGGTGATGTCCCCATTGGCACGGTGGTGAGCGGCACCCAGAGTCCGACGCTGGGTGTCGGGATCGGTTTGGGGTACGTGCCTTCGGATCTTGCGACGCCCGGCACCCGGGTCGGAGTGGACATCCGCGGCCGGTGCTTTCCTGCCGAGGTGGTGCGCAAGCCGTTTTACCGCAAAACATGATCCCGATTCCCTCCAACCAATATTGCGCTAGGAATTCTCCATGAGCTCCCAAGTTCCCAACGACCTTCGGTACGCCAAATCCCACGAATGGGTTCGAGTCCGGGGCGACATCGCCACCGTGGGCATCACCGACCATGCCCAGCACGAGTTGACCGATATTGTCTTCGTCGAGCTTCCCCATGTCGGGCGTCGCCTCGCGGCCGGTGAAGCCTGCGCGGTCGTCGAGTCTGTCAAGACGGCAAGCGACATCTACGCTCCGGTTTCCGGCGAGGTCCTGGAGGTCAACACCGCGCTTGCCGACAACCCCGGGCTGGTCAATGCGTCCCCGTTTGGCGACGGCTGGTTTTTTCAAGTCCGACTGTCCGCGGCTCCGGAGGTGGAGGGCTTGCTGACCCCGGAGGCCTATCGGGCGCAGATTGGCGTGTGACCGTGTCGCGTTACGGTCCGCGTCCGCGCTGAAACCGTTGTTGCTCGCGTTGATTGACGGCCCGGAGATCAGCCTGCGCCTCCTTCAGGCGCTCCTCCACCTGCTGGATGAAGGGTCGGCAGCTCGAAACGAGGGCGCCGGATGCGGAGACGGTCTCCTGCTCTGCGTGGTCGTCGGTCACCACGAGCACGTCCCCGAATTCGCGGAGCCGGAAGGTTGCCCGCTCGATCAGATCGTCGGCGGTCCGCCCCCGGGCGGAATAGAGCACCTCCAGGTCCCGGCCGGAATCCGGGGCGGGGGTCCCCGGCGGGGCGCCCTGTCCGTCAAAGATTACGGTGATCGGCGTGTGGGACGCGTCGCAATAGATCCTCAGCTTCTGGAGGAGCGCATCCCGGGCGGCCGCGGAGTGTCGGGGGCGCCCCGGGGCCAGCTCCGGCCAACGGTGCAGCAGGCTGTAGCCATCAATGAGGATGCGGATCAGCATGGGGACGGCGATGAATTCCCCCGGTTTGGGTTGTACCGACGGGTGGCGGGCGGAAGCGCGTGTGATGGAATCAGCTGGAAGCCGGGCGGGCGGCGCACCGTTTGCAGACGCCAAAGAACTCAAGGCGGTGGGTGATCTGGGCGAAGCCGTGTCGTCGGGCGAGTGCCTGCTCCAGTTCGGTCGGGAAGCAATCCTCGACCTCGATGATGAGGGTGCAGGCGGTGCAGACCAGATGGTGGTGGTGGCCGTCATCGCCCTCGGGGACGAGTTCAAACCGGGCGGTTCCGTCGCCGAGGTCGAACCGGCGGACCATTCCCATCGTCTCCAGGGTGTGCAGGTTGCGGTAGACGGTGGCCAGGTCGCATCCGCGCTTTCCAAGGGCGGCATGGATTTCCCGGTTGGAAAGGGGGTGC
This genomic stretch from Verrucomicrobiia bacterium harbors:
- the gcvH gene encoding glycine cleavage system protein GcvH, giving the protein MSSQVPNDLRYAKSHEWVRVRGDIATVGITDHAQHELTDIVFVELPHVGRRLAAGEACAVVESVKTASDIYAPVSGEVLEVNTALADNPGLVNASPFGDGWFFQVRLSAAPEVEGLLTPEAYRAQIGV
- a CDS encoding NYN domain-containing protein, producing the protein MLIRILIDGYSLLHRWPELAPGRPRHSAAARDALLQKLRIYCDASHTPITVIFDGQGAPPGTPAPDSGRDLEVLYSARGRTADDLIERATFRLREFGDVLVVTDDHAEQETVSASGALVSSCRPFIQQVEERLKEAQADLRAVNQREQQRFQRGRGP
- a CDS encoding transcriptional repressor is translated as MKDPCPPHAHQHRLIPPPLGDLTAALRRHDRKVTGPRQAILEVLRRHQHPLSNREIHAALGKRGCDLATVYRNLHTLETMGMVRRFDLGDGTARFELVPEGDDGHHHHLVCTACTLIIEVEDCFPTELEQALARRHGFAQITHRLEFFGVCKRCAARPASS
- a CDS encoding cell division protein FtsL, producing MSADGNREEVNSGLWGFANRLLVVLIGLSLLAAAAVSYLPLIHQNRALRERLQHLQAQAAEGDAELRNLHAQHQALQRDPRTVERALREMGMSRPDEIIVRFETGVR
- the gcvT gene encoding glycine cleavage system aminomethyltransferase GcvT; the protein is MMPLRRTPLFAVHQRLGARLVEFGGWEMPVHYSGIVDEHHCVRRAAGLFDISHMGEVFVEGGASETFLNGILANDLRKLAVGQGQYTHLCNERGGTVDDLYAYRIGPERYLLILNASRIDVDVAWIVARWESFPDRGRVVVDPASDRFGALAIQGPRVVQFIEQVFEGASTAGMTAGRVTDLRKNDVSGWTFGGVEVWVARTGYTGEDGFEVVAPATVMEPLWTHVLAVGHVGCLQPCGLGARDTLRTEVCYPLYGHELDEDTTPIEAGLGVFVSFDKGDFVGRPVLWKQKSEGVAKRCIAFRMTGKSAPPRPGYAIHAGDVPIGTVVSGTQSPTLGVGIGLGYVPSDLATPGTRVGVDIRGRCFPAEVVRKPFYRKT